One genomic segment of [Pasteurella] aerogenes includes these proteins:
- the pckA gene encoding ATP dependent phosphoenolpyruvate carboxykinase, producing MVDVNKVIKELGELGIYDVKEVVHNPSYEQLFEEETKPGLQGFEKGVVTQSGAVAVDTGIFTGRSPKDKYIVLDEKTKDTVWWTSEAAKNDNKPMNQATWQSLKELVTKQLSGKRLFVVDAFCGANPDTRLAVRIVTEVAWQAHFVKNMFIRPSEAELQTFKPDFTVMNGSKVTNPNWKEQGLNSENFVAFNITEGVQLIGGTWYGGEMKKGMFSMMNYFLPLKGIASMHCSANVGKEGDVAVFFGLSGTGKTTLSTDPKRQLIGDDEHGWDDDGVFNYEGGCYAKTINLSAENEPDIYGAIKRDALLENVVVRADGSIDFADGSKTENTRVSYPIYHINNIVEPVSKAGHATKVIFLTADAFGVLPPVSKLTPEQTKYYFLSGFTAKLAGTERGITEPTPTFSACFGAAFLSLHPTQYAEVLVKRMQAAGAEAYLVNTGWNGTGKRISIKDTRGIIDAILDGSIEKAEMGSLPIFNLAIPKALPGVDSAILDPRDTYADKAQWQSKAEDLAGRFAKNFEKYATNAEGKALIAAGPKA from the coding sequence ATGGTCGATGTAAACAAAGTAATCAAAGAGCTGGGTGAACTTGGCATTTATGATGTGAAAGAAGTGGTGCATAACCCAAGTTATGAACAGTTATTTGAAGAAGAAACCAAGCCGGGCTTGCAAGGCTTTGAAAAAGGTGTTGTGACCCAATCCGGCGCAGTTGCTGTTGATACCGGTATTTTCACTGGTCGTTCGCCGAAAGATAAATATATCGTTTTGGATGAAAAAACCAAAGATACCGTTTGGTGGACCAGCGAAGCGGCGAAAAATGACAATAAACCGATGAACCAAGCCACATGGCAAAGTTTGAAAGAGTTGGTTACCAAACAACTTTCCGGCAAACGTTTGTTCGTGGTTGACGCATTTTGTGGTGCAAACCCGGATACTCGTTTAGCGGTGCGTATCGTAACTGAAGTGGCATGGCAAGCGCATTTCGTGAAAAATATGTTTATTCGTCCTTCAGAAGCAGAATTACAAACCTTCAAACCTGATTTTACCGTAATGAACGGTTCTAAAGTCACCAATCCAAATTGGAAAGAACAAGGATTAAATTCTGAAAACTTTGTCGCATTCAATATTACCGAAGGCGTACAATTAATCGGCGGTACTTGGTACGGTGGTGAAATGAAAAAAGGGATGTTCTCTATGATGAACTACTTCCTACCGTTAAAAGGTATCGCATCAATGCACTGTTCTGCTAACGTTGGCAAAGAGGGTGATGTTGCGGTATTCTTCGGCTTGTCCGGTACCGGTAAAACCACGCTTTCCACCGATCCGAAACGTCAATTAATCGGTGACGATGAACATGGTTGGGACGATGATGGTGTATTCAACTACGAAGGCGGTTGCTATGCGAAAACCATCAATCTTTCTGCAGAAAACGAACCGGATATTTATGGCGCGATCAAACGCGATGCCTTGTTAGAAAACGTGGTAGTGCGCGCAGATGGTTCTATTGACTTTGCTGATGGTTCAAAAACGGAAAACACTCGTGTTTCTTACCCAATTTACCACATCAACAACATTGTTGAACCGGTATCCAAAGCGGGTCATGCAACTAAAGTGATTTTCTTAACCGCAGATGCATTCGGCGTATTACCACCGGTTTCTAAATTAACACCGGAACAAACCAAATACTACTTCTTATCTGGTTTCACGGCGAAACTTGCGGGTACAGAACGTGGTATTACCGAACCGACACCAACTTTCTCTGCTTGTTTCGGTGCGGCATTCTTGTCATTACACCCAACACAATATGCAGAAGTGTTAGTGAAACGTATGCAAGCAGCTGGCGCGGAAGCTTACTTGGTGAACACCGGTTGGAACGGAACAGGTAAACGGATTTCCATCAAAGATACTCGTGGTATTATTGATGCTATTTTAGACGGTTCAATTGAGAAAGCGGAAATGGGTTCATTACCAATCTTCAATTTAGCGATTCCTAAAGCCTTACCGGGCGTTGATTCAGCTATTTTAGATCCGCGTGATACTTATGCAGACAAAGCACAATGGCAAAGCAAAGCGGAAGATCTTGCCGGTCGTTTCGCTAAAAACTTTGAAAAATATGCGACCAATGCAGAAGGTAAAGCATTAATCGCAGCGGGTCCTAAAGCATAA
- the treC gene encoding trehalose-6-phosphate hydrolase translates to MQKSSLFLALFSSVSAFAATNWQHSNFPPFNENNRLFQSQATLDKGIYPLNFTFDNQCFQPQTAIKLNQTVSLVPCSADIPSLRLFKSADYVAQIDTRSGTPTLRISIIQAPEVTPQVMKTCPAWDRKPIEIDVSETFADGEQIRDFYSGQRAQVKHGKVTLMPAKEANGLLLLEKIADKSAVKNHTDFNWKNATVYFVLTDRFFNGNPANDHSYGRQKDGMQEIGTFHGGDLVGLTQKLDYLQQLGVNAIWISSPLEQMHGWVGGGSKGDFPHYAYHGYYHLDWTKVDANMGHEEDLANFIQQAHKRGMRVLFDVVMNHTGYATLADMQEFNFGALYLKEEEKQQILGKHWTDWKPSERQNWHSFNDYINFADKQAWQNWWGKNWVRSDIGGYDRPQFDDLTMSLASLPDLKTESESAVDLPPILQHKDTHAHALPNAKVRDYLITWLSDWVRKYGVDGFRVDTAKHVEKSTWLALKNQAQKALQEWQNTHPKESFQQPFWMTGEAWGHGVFKSDYYQNGFDAMINFDFQDQAKNALDCFANIDSTYQTMNEKLQEINVLSYLSSHDTRLFFHSDAEQNIEKQKTAANLLLLAPGSVQIYYGDESGREFGATGSDPMQGTRSDMNWQEIADSIDKNALLTHWQKLSQFRQRHPAIGAGKQKSAVKNTPYFAFTRELNNDKVMIVWAGK, encoded by the coding sequence ATGCAAAAAAGTAGTCTTTTTCTAGCGTTATTTAGTTCAGTCAGTGCTTTTGCTGCCACCAATTGGCAACATTCAAATTTTCCTCCCTTTAATGAAAATAATCGGCTATTTCAATCTCAAGCCACCTTGGACAAGGGAATTTATCCATTAAACTTCACTTTTGATAATCAATGTTTCCAACCACAAACGGCAATAAAATTAAATCAAACGGTGTCTTTAGTTCCTTGTAGCGCCGATATTCCGTCACTGCGTTTGTTTAAATCCGCCGATTATGTCGCACAAATTGATACGCGCAGCGGTACACCAACCTTGCGTATCAGTATTATTCAAGCGCCAGAAGTAACGCCACAAGTAATGAAAACCTGTCCGGCATGGGATAGAAAGCCTATTGAAATTGATGTTTCAGAAACCTTTGCTGATGGTGAACAAATTCGGGATTTTTATTCCGGTCAACGCGCGCAAGTAAAACATGGGAAAGTGACGTTGATGCCGGCGAAAGAGGCTAATGGATTGTTATTATTAGAAAAAATTGCAGATAAAAGTGCGGTCAAAAATCACACTGATTTTAACTGGAAAAATGCGACGGTCTATTTTGTGTTAACCGATCGCTTTTTTAACGGTAACCCCGCAAATGATCACAGCTACGGGCGCCAAAAAGATGGAATGCAAGAAATCGGTACCTTTCATGGTGGCGATTTAGTAGGATTAACGCAAAAACTAGATTATTTACAACAACTTGGCGTTAATGCTATTTGGATAAGCTCGCCATTGGAGCAAATGCACGGTTGGGTTGGCGGCGGCAGTAAAGGCGATTTTCCTCATTATGCTTATCATGGTTACTATCATCTTGATTGGACCAAAGTGGACGCTAACATGGGCCACGAAGAAGATTTAGCCAACTTTATTCAACAAGCGCACAAGCGAGGTATGCGTGTTTTATTCGATGTTGTTATGAATCACACCGGATATGCTACCCTTGCCGATATGCAAGAATTCAATTTCGGCGCGCTTTATCTTAAGGAAGAGGAAAAACAACAAATCTTAGGAAAACACTGGACAGATTGGAAACCAAGCGAACGCCAAAATTGGCATAGTTTTAATGATTATATTAACTTTGCCGATAAACAAGCATGGCAAAATTGGTGGGGAAAAAATTGGGTACGTTCTGATATTGGTGGTTACGATCGCCCACAATTTGACGATCTGACCATGTCATTAGCTTCCTTGCCAGATTTAAAAACCGAATCTGAAAGTGCGGTCGATTTACCGCCAATTTTACAACATAAAGACACTCATGCTCATGCTTTACCGAACGCCAAAGTCCGCGATTATTTAATCACTTGGCTATCGGATTGGGTACGTAAATACGGAGTGGACGGATTTCGCGTTGATACCGCCAAACACGTGGAAAAATCCACTTGGCTGGCATTAAAAAATCAAGCGCAAAAAGCCCTACAAGAATGGCAAAATACTCATCCCAAAGAAAGTTTTCAGCAACCATTTTGGATGACCGGAGAAGCTTGGGGACATGGCGTATTTAAAAGTGATTATTACCAAAACGGATTTGACGCCATGATCAACTTTGATTTTCAAGATCAGGCGAAAAACGCCTTGGATTGTTTTGCCAATATTGATAGCACATATCAAACCATGAATGAAAAATTGCAAGAAATCAATGTGTTGAGCTATTTATCTTCCCATGATACCCGATTATTTTTTCATTCTGATGCCGAGCAAAATATCGAGAAACAAAAAACTGCCGCGAACTTATTGCTGCTCGCCCCCGGCAGCGTGCAAATTTATTATGGAGATGAAAGTGGACGAGAATTCGGCGCCACCGGCTCTGATCCAATGCAAGGCACGCGATCCGATATGAATTGGCAAGAAATTGCCGACTCCATTGACAAAAACGCACTATTAACTCATTGGCAAAAACTCAGTCAATTCCGCCAACGCCATCCCGCTATTGGCGCTGGAAAACAAAAAAGTGCGGTCAAAAATACGCCTTATTTTGCATTTACCCGTGAACTCAACAATGACAAAGTGATGATCGTCTGGGCTGGAAAATAA
- the potB_2 gene encoding PotB protein, translating to MAIVQPKSMRYRLLATHVLLICFVALIMFPLLMVIGISLRPGNLAIGDIIPSEISWEHWKLALGFNVVHADGSVTPPPFPVLRWLWNSVKVATITSVGIVALSTTCAYAFARMKFKGKKTILQGMLIFQMFPAVLSLVALYALFDRLGQYVPFLGLNTHAGVIFAYLGGIALHVWTIKGYFETIDGSLEEAASLDGATPWQAFRLILLPLSVPILAVVFILSFIAAITEVPVASLLLRDVNSYTLAVGMQQYLYPQNYLWGDFAAAAVLSAIPITAVFLIAQRWLVGGLTAGGVKG from the coding sequence ATGGCTATCGTACAACCTAAATCCATGCGTTACCGTTTGCTGGCGACTCATGTGCTGTTAATCTGTTTCGTCGCATTGATTATGTTTCCGCTCTTAATGGTAATCGGGATTTCATTACGCCCGGGAAACCTCGCAATTGGCGATATTATCCCGAGTGAAATTTCGTGGGAACACTGGAAACTTGCCTTAGGCTTTAATGTGGTACACGCAGATGGCAGCGTCACCCCGCCACCGTTCCCGGTACTTCGTTGGTTATGGAATTCAGTAAAAGTGGCAACCATCACCTCTGTCGGTATCGTGGCATTATCCACCACCTGCGCCTACGCCTTTGCGCGCATGAAATTTAAAGGTAAAAAAACCATCTTACAAGGGATGTTAATTTTCCAAATGTTCCCGGCAGTGTTGTCATTGGTGGCGTTATATGCCTTATTTGACCGACTTGGACAATATGTTCCATTCTTAGGATTAAATACCCATGCCGGCGTGATTTTCGCTTATTTAGGTGGAATTGCGTTGCACGTGTGGACCATCAAAGGGTATTTTGAAACCATTGACGGATCTTTAGAAGAAGCGGCTTCCCTTGACGGAGCAACGCCTTGGCAGGCTTTCCGTCTCATTTTATTGCCACTTTCTGTGCCAATTTTAGCGGTGGTATTCATTCTTTCCTTTATCGCCGCTATTACCGAAGTGCCGGTTGCCTCTTTATTGTTGCGTGATGTTAACAGCTACACATTGGCGGTAGGTATGCAACAGTATCTTTATCCACAAAACTATTTGTGGGGTGATTTTGCGGCAGCAGCGGTATTATCTGCCATTCCGATTACCGCCGTATTCCTTATCGCTCAACGCTGGTTAGTTGGCGGCTTAACTGCCGGTGGTGTCAAAGGATAA
- the afuB2_2 gene encoding Fe(3+) ions transport system permease protein AfuB-2, with amino-acid sequence MQQTDYSTPSQSASLWLKYLVIGGILLLDFYLVFLMYSQGEYLFALLTLVILTSGIYIFSSKKVYAWRYVYPGIMGMVIFILFPLVATIAIAFTNYSGTNQLAFERALHVLRDQHYFSGDKFDFKLYPQADNRYILSLHNNNSAQDFVSEPILLSDEQVNVSEKTAPTGEVAPLKVITQNRAALQKMTVLLPNGNALTMSSLRQFSEQKARYHYDEESQILTNNENGKRYRANNDIGFFQAINANGDWEKETLEPGYTVSTGFHNFVKIFTDEGIQKPFIQIFIWTVVFSVLTVIFTVIIGMVLACVVQWEALRGKSIYRLLLILPYAVPAFISILVFKGLFNQSFGEINMILHNLFGIRPEWFNDPFLAKVMILIVNTWLGYPYMMILCMGLLKAIPQDLYEASAMDGASTWQNFSKITVPLLLKPLTPLMIASFAFNFNNFVLIQLLTNGRPDMIGTTTPAGYTDLLVSYTYRIAFEGSGSQDFGLAAAIATIIFLLVGGLALLNIKATKMKLD; translated from the coding sequence ATGCAACAAACGGATTACTCCACTCCATCGCAATCCGCCTCCCTTTGGCTAAAATATTTAGTCATCGGCGGTATTCTCCTGCTTGATTTTTATTTAGTGTTTTTAATGTATTCACAAGGAGAATATTTATTTGCTTTGTTGACACTCGTTATTTTAACTTCTGGAATCTACATTTTTAGCAGTAAAAAAGTTTATGCGTGGCGCTATGTGTACCCCGGTATTATGGGAATGGTGATTTTTATCTTATTCCCATTGGTCGCCACTATCGCTATTGCCTTTACTAACTACAGCGGCACCAACCAACTCGCCTTTGAGCGCGCGTTACATGTTTTGCGTGATCAACATTATTTCTCCGGCGATAAATTTGACTTCAAACTTTACCCACAAGCGGATAATCGTTATATCCTCTCGCTCCACAATAATAACAGTGCGCAAGATTTTGTCTCCGAACCGATATTATTAAGCGATGAACAAGTCAACGTCAGCGAAAAAACTGCACCAACAGGCGAAGTAGCACCATTAAAAGTGATTACGCAAAATCGTGCGGCATTACAAAAAATGACCGTATTATTGCCTAACGGAAATGCGTTGACCATGAGTTCATTGCGCCAATTTTCTGAGCAAAAAGCCCGTTATCACTATGATGAAGAAAGCCAAATTTTAACCAATAACGAAAATGGAAAACGTTATCGCGCCAATAATGATATTGGTTTTTTCCAAGCTATTAACGCCAATGGCGATTGGGAAAAAGAAACCTTAGAACCGGGCTACACCGTTTCTACCGGTTTCCATAATTTCGTCAAAATTTTCACCGATGAAGGCATCCAAAAACCGTTTATACAGATCTTTATTTGGACGGTGGTCTTTTCGGTATTAACCGTGATTTTCACCGTGATTATCGGTATGGTTCTCGCTTGCGTGGTGCAATGGGAGGCGTTACGTGGCAAATCAATTTACCGATTATTATTAATCTTACCTTATGCGGTACCTGCGTTTATTTCCATCTTAGTGTTTAAAGGCTTGTTTAACCAAAGCTTCGGTGAAATCAATATGATTTTACACAATCTCTTTGGCATCCGCCCAGAATGGTTCAATGATCCGTTCTTAGCTAAAGTGATGATTTTAATCGTTAATACTTGGTTGGGTTATCCGTATATGATGATTTTATGTATGGGCTTATTAAAAGCCATTCCACAAGATTTATACGAAGCCTCTGCGATGGACGGTGCTTCCACTTGGCAAAATTTCAGCAAAATCACGGTACCGTTGTTGCTCAAACCATTAACTCCGTTGATGATTGCTTCTTTTGCCTTTAACTTTAACAACTTCGTATTGATCCAATTATTAACCAACGGTCGCCCAGATATGATCGGTACTACCACTCCGGCAGGTTACACCGACTTACTGGTCAGCTACACCTATCGTATCGCTTTTGAAGGCAGTGGTTCACAAGACTTTGGTTTAGCAGCAGCAATTGCAACCATCATCTTCCTATTGGTCGGCGGTCTCGCTCTACTTAATATCAAAGCAACCAAAATGAAATTAGATTAG
- the malE gene encoding Maltodextrin-binding protein codes for MSKKIFQFTLTAAAGLLLSTSVMAKMSEGTLVIWINGDKGYNGLAEVGKKFEADTGVKVLVEHPDKLEEKFPQVAATGDGPDIIFWAHDRFGGYAQSGLLAEVQPSKEFKEKFVDFSWDAETYNGKIIAYPVAIESLSLIYNKDLLPEPPKSWEEIVELDKKFKKEGKHAIMWNLSEPYFTWPVVASNGGYAFKFNNGQYDANDIGVNNEGSQKGLQFVVDMVKNKVINADMDYAVAEASFNKGESALTINGPWSWGNIEKSNINYGVAVLPTLNGKASKPFVGVLSAGVNASSPNKDLAKEFLENYLLTDDGLDAVNKDKPLGAVALKSFQEVLAKDPRIAATMENAKNGEIMPNIPQMSAFWYAERSAIINAVSGRQEVKAALDDARSRIQKPE; via the coding sequence ATGAGCAAAAAGATCTTTCAATTTACGTTAACTGCTGCTGCCGGTTTATTACTTTCTACGTCGGTGATGGCGAAAATGAGCGAAGGTACATTGGTTATTTGGATCAATGGTGACAAAGGCTATAACGGTTTAGCGGAAGTCGGTAAAAAATTTGAAGCAGATACTGGCGTCAAAGTGTTAGTCGAGCATCCGGATAAACTGGAAGAAAAATTCCCACAAGTGGCTGCAACTGGCGATGGTCCGGACATTATTTTCTGGGCGCACGACCGTTTCGGCGGCTACGCACAATCTGGTTTGTTAGCGGAAGTACAACCAAGCAAAGAGTTTAAAGAAAAATTTGTAGATTTCTCTTGGGATGCAGAAACCTATAATGGCAAAATTATCGCTTATCCGGTAGCGATTGAATCCCTTTCTTTAATTTATAACAAAGATTTATTACCTGAACCGCCAAAATCTTGGGAAGAAATTGTTGAATTAGATAAAAAATTCAAAAAAGAAGGTAAACACGCCATCATGTGGAACCTATCAGAACCTTACTTCACTTGGCCAGTTGTTGCCTCTAATGGTGGCTATGCCTTTAAATTCAATAATGGCCAATATGACGCTAATGACATTGGTGTGAATAACGAAGGTTCACAAAAAGGCTTACAATTCGTAGTTGATATGGTGAAAAATAAAGTGATCAATGCCGATATGGATTACGCAGTGGCTGAAGCCAGCTTTAACAAAGGCGAAAGCGCATTAACCATCAACGGTCCTTGGTCTTGGGGCAATATCGAAAAAAGTAACATCAACTATGGTGTTGCGGTATTACCAACCTTAAACGGTAAAGCGTCTAAACCGTTTGTTGGTGTGTTAAGTGCCGGTGTGAATGCGTCCAGCCCGAACAAAGATTTGGCGAAAGAATTCTTAGAAAACTATCTTTTGACCGATGACGGTTTGGATGCGGTAAATAAAGACAAACCATTGGGTGCTGTAGCATTAAAATCATTCCAAGAAGTGTTAGCCAAAGATCCGCGCATTGCGGCAACAATGGAAAACGCGAAAAACGGTGAGATTATGCCGAATATCCCTCAAATGTCAGCATTCTGGTATGCGGAAAGAAGCGCTATCATTAATGCAGTCAGCGGTCGCCAAGAGGTGAAAGCAGCATTAGATGATGCGCGTTCTCGTATCCAAAAACCGGAATAA
- the potA_3 gene encoding MalK protein, which translates to MASVSLRKVGKSYGNVHISKDINLDIHEGEFVVFVGPSGCGKSTLLRMIAGLEDITTGELYIGDKLMNDVPPAKRGIGMVFQSYALYPHLDVAENMSFGLKLAGVSKAERDQRVNQVSEILQLAHLLDRKPKALSGGQRQRVAIGRTLVSQPEVFLLDEPLSNLDAALRVQMRVEISKLHKKLNRTMIYVTHDQVEAMTLADKIVVLNAGGIAQVGKPLELYHYPANRFVAGFIGSPKMNFLPIKVTGVEKERVQIELPDANHHSFWIPVSGQGVSIGDNLSLGIRPEHLVPAEQASVTLKGNIQVVELLGNETQIHLEIPEIKQPTLVYRQNDVVLVNEGEEFNIGIIPERCHLFKEDGTACQRLFKEKGI; encoded by the coding sequence ATGGCAAGTGTATCGCTACGTAAAGTAGGTAAATCTTACGGTAATGTTCATATCTCAAAAGATATTAACTTAGACATTCATGAAGGTGAATTTGTTGTTTTCGTTGGACCTTCCGGATGCGGTAAATCCACCTTGCTTAGAATGATTGCGGGTCTTGAAGATATTACCACAGGTGAATTATATATTGGCGATAAATTAATGAATGATGTTCCGCCAGCAAAACGCGGGATCGGGATGGTATTCCAATCTTATGCGTTATATCCGCATCTTGATGTCGCGGAAAATATGTCTTTCGGCTTAAAACTTGCCGGTGTTAGTAAAGCGGAACGTGATCAACGTGTCAATCAAGTATCTGAAATTTTACAGTTAGCCCATCTATTAGACCGCAAACCAAAAGCTTTATCCGGCGGTCAGCGTCAACGTGTTGCCATTGGTCGTACCCTCGTATCTCAACCGGAAGTCTTTTTATTAGATGAACCATTATCCAACTTGGATGCCGCCTTGCGTGTGCAAATGCGGGTAGAAATTTCCAAACTACATAAAAAGTTAAATCGTACCATGATTTATGTCACCCACGATCAAGTCGAAGCCATGACTTTGGCAGATAAAATCGTGGTATTAAATGCCGGTGGTATTGCGCAAGTTGGAAAACCACTAGAACTTTATCATTATCCGGCAAACCGCTTTGTTGCTGGCTTTATCGGTTCGCCAAAAATGAATTTCCTACCGATAAAAGTGACCGGGGTAGAAAAAGAGCGGGTACAAATCGAATTACCGGATGCAAATCATCACAGCTTCTGGATTCCCGTCTCCGGTCAAGGCGTCAGCATCGGTGACAATCTTTCATTAGGCATTCGCCCAGAACACTTAGTGCCGGCAGAACAAGCTAGCGTAACCCTAAAAGGCAATATCCAAGTGGTAGAGTTATTGGGTAATGAAACCCAAATCCATCTTGAAATTCCGGAAATTAAACAGCCAACATTGGTGTATCGCCAAAATGACGTGGTGTTAGTAAATGAGGGTGAGGAATTTAATATCGGTATTATCCCAGAACGTTGTCATCTATTTAAAGAAGATGGCACTGCCTGTCAGCGTTTATTTAAAGAAAAAGGCATTTAA